From one Microlunatus sp. Gsoil 973 genomic stretch:
- a CDS encoding FAD-dependent oxidoreductase encodes MKPLVVAIVGAGPSGIYAAEALTAQSEIPVQVAVIDKLPVPFGLVRYGVAPDHPSIRSIRNTLERTLERDDVSFFGNVAIGRDITVEELRSVTDAVIYAYGAASDRRLDVEGEDLAGSIAAPDLVAWYCGNPDVHPETSGGDDHRYGHNPIEELITRARQAVVVGAGNVALDVLRVLIKEADELDETDMADEVLSVLAQKSITDVHLLARRGPAYTAFTTKELREIAKIENVDLLLDPADFDLDQAGKARITKDKVAARNVAAMQDWLDRPITGAPRRIHLHFWTRPVRILGSDRVEAVEVERTRLNDTGRVVAAGPLEPITAQLVVRSVGYRGIALDGIPYDQDLGRVPHADGHVIREDGFSPDEYVTGWIKRGPTGVIGTNKSDAVETVHSLLNDVSDEALMARHDIAELTSLLADRGIRPLDLPAWQRIDAAEMARGQGHGRDRTTIVHHSELLAAATDPD; translated from the coding sequence ATGAAGCCGCTGGTCGTCGCCATTGTCGGAGCCGGTCCGTCGGGTATCTACGCCGCCGAAGCGCTGACTGCGCAGTCGGAGATCCCCGTCCAGGTGGCGGTGATCGACAAGCTGCCGGTGCCGTTCGGACTGGTGCGCTACGGCGTCGCCCCGGACCATCCGAGCATCCGGTCGATCCGCAACACCCTGGAACGCACCCTGGAACGCGATGACGTCAGTTTCTTCGGCAATGTCGCGATCGGACGCGACATCACCGTCGAGGAGCTGCGGTCGGTCACCGACGCGGTGATCTATGCCTATGGCGCGGCCAGCGACCGACGGCTCGACGTGGAGGGCGAGGACCTTGCCGGCAGCATCGCCGCACCGGATCTCGTCGCCTGGTACTGCGGCAATCCGGACGTGCACCCCGAGACGTCGGGCGGCGATGATCACCGGTACGGGCACAACCCGATCGAGGAGTTGATCACCCGGGCCAGGCAGGCCGTCGTCGTCGGCGCCGGGAATGTCGCGCTGGACGTGTTGCGCGTGTTGATCAAGGAGGCCGACGAACTCGACGAGACCGACATGGCTGACGAGGTGTTGTCGGTGCTGGCGCAGAAGTCGATCACCGATGTTCACCTGCTGGCCCGTCGCGGACCGGCGTACACCGCCTTCACCACGAAGGAACTCCGGGAGATCGCCAAGATCGAGAACGTCGACCTGCTGCTCGATCCGGCGGACTTCGATCTTGACCAGGCCGGCAAGGCGCGGATCACCAAGGACAAGGTCGCGGCGCGCAATGTCGCCGCCATGCAGGACTGGCTGGACCGGCCGATCACCGGAGCACCGCGCCGGATCCATCTGCACTTCTGGACCCGACCCGTCCGGATCCTCGGCAGCGACCGGGTCGAGGCAGTCGAGGTCGAACGCACCCGGCTGAACGACACCGGCCGGGTCGTCGCCGCCGGACCGTTGGAACCGATCACGGCGCAGCTGGTGGTGCGATCGGTCGGCTATCGCGGCATCGCGCTGGACGGCATCCCGTACGACCAGGACCTCGGCCGGGTGCCGCACGCCGACGGCCACGTCATCCGGGAGGACGGCTTCTCACCCGATGAGTACGTCACCGGCTGGATCAAGCGGGGACCGACCGGCGTCATCGGGACGAACAAGTCCGACGCGGTGGAGACCGTGCACAGCCTGCTCAACGACGTCTCCGACGAGGCGCTCATGGCCCGACACGACATCGCCGAACTGACCTCGCTGCTGGCCGACCGCGGCATCAGACCCCTCGACCTGCCCGCCTGGCAGCGGATCGACGCAGCCGAGATGGCCCGCGGCCAGGGCCACGGCCGGGATCGGACCACCATCGTCCACCACTCCGAACTGCTCGCGGCCGCCACCGACCCCGACTGA
- a CDS encoding helix-turn-helix transcriptional regulator: MIPDPTGAQLDTAARTFALLSAPVRLHLVALASAGEYDVGTLSERVGVSIATASQHLSKLRLAGVVSSRRDGRRQIYTVDDPHVITMVEQIFEHIAPDGTLAPDPPLPLRQMLEGTQERHAAGDPTA, from the coding sequence GTGATCCCCGACCCGACCGGCGCACAACTGGACACCGCTGCCCGCACCTTCGCGTTGTTGTCCGCACCGGTGCGCCTGCATCTGGTCGCGCTCGCGTCGGCCGGCGAATACGACGTCGGCACGCTGTCGGAGCGGGTCGGAGTGTCCATTGCGACTGCCAGCCAACATCTGTCCAAGCTGCGGCTGGCCGGGGTGGTGAGCAGCCGCCGGGACGGCCGCCGACAGATCTACACCGTCGACGACCCGCACGTGATCACCATGGTCGAGCAGATCTTCGAGCACATCGCACCCGACGGCACGTTGGCACCCGATCCCCCACTGCCGCTGCGGCAGATGCTGGAGGGGACCCAGGAGCGCCACGCCGCGGGCGATCCGACCGCCTGA
- a CDS encoding HipA family kinase, whose protein sequence is MTVSPPPAVQTSLPQVTAITYLTPLREGGSLPAIVEADDLGTYVVKFVGAGQGPKALVSEIIVGELARALGIRTPDLALVEVESELARAEPDFEVQELVQASAGLNLGVDYLPGSIGFDRSFRVPQDEAARVVWMDALVANVDRSARNTNLLIWHRNLWAIDHGACLRFHHAWGDPERFARSPYRYDDHVLAGLADARSVHEELAGLVTGQLLDSITGLVPDGWLAPDELRPDPAAPTGPDAARAAYRDYLLARLAAAEAWLP, encoded by the coding sequence GTGACCGTGTCCCCGCCGCCGGCCGTGCAGACGTCGCTGCCGCAGGTCACCGCGATCACCTATCTGACGCCGCTGCGCGAGGGCGGCTCGTTGCCGGCGATCGTCGAGGCCGACGACCTCGGGACGTACGTGGTCAAGTTCGTCGGAGCCGGGCAGGGCCCGAAGGCGCTGGTCTCGGAGATCATCGTCGGCGAGTTGGCGCGCGCTCTTGGCATCCGTACGCCGGACCTGGCGTTGGTCGAGGTGGAGAGCGAGTTGGCTCGCGCCGAACCCGATTTCGAGGTCCAGGAGTTGGTGCAGGCCAGCGCCGGCCTCAATCTGGGCGTGGACTACCTGCCCGGCTCGATCGGCTTCGACCGGAGTTTCCGCGTGCCGCAGGACGAGGCCGCCCGGGTGGTCTGGATGGACGCCCTGGTGGCCAACGTCGATCGGAGCGCCCGGAACACCAATCTGCTGATCTGGCACCGGAATCTCTGGGCCATCGATCATGGTGCGTGCCTCCGCTTCCACCATGCCTGGGGGGATCCCGAGCGGTTCGCGCGCTCGCCCTATCGGTACGACGATCATGTGCTGGCCGGGCTGGCCGACGCCCGGTCGGTGCACGAGGAGCTGGCCGGGCTGGTGACCGGACAGCTGCTGGATTCGATCACCGGGCTGGTGCCGGACGGCTGGCTCGCCCCGGACGAGCTCCGGCCCGATCCGGCCGCGCCGACCGGCCCGGACGCCGCGCGTGCGGCCTACCGCGACTACCTGCTGGCCCGGCTCGCCGCGGCGGAGGCGTGGCTGCCGTGA
- a CDS encoding DUF3037 domain-containing protein — protein MTGKQKLYPYSYATLRAVPRVERGEFVNIGVIIYCQDLDFLRARADVAPERILALDPKANIELIIQAAESVVAACTEPVGTNRENSGLVTRFGMLTAPRSTVVQPSPVHTGLTADPIATLDQLVRLLVLPPD, from the coding sequence GTGACCGGGAAGCAGAAGCTGTATCCGTACAGCTATGCGACGCTGCGGGCGGTCCCACGGGTCGAACGTGGCGAGTTCGTGAACATCGGAGTGATCATTTACTGTCAGGACCTTGACTTCCTCCGTGCCCGCGCCGATGTCGCACCGGAACGGATCCTCGCACTGGATCCGAAAGCGAACATCGAGTTGATCATCCAGGCCGCCGAATCGGTCGTTGCCGCCTGTACCGAGCCGGTCGGGACCAACCGGGAGAACTCCGGCCTGGTCACCCGCTTCGGCATGCTCACCGCACCGCGCAGTACGGTCGTCCAGCCCTCGCCGGTGCACACCGGTCTGACCGCGGATCCGATCGCCACGCTTGATCAGCTCGTCCGCCTGTTGGTCCTCCCGCCAGACTGA
- a CDS encoding Rne/Rng family ribonuclease, with product MLDSEPDNNVNPSNVVNSSNDVNTSNGDALPAEAPKRPRRRAASRPAGPPSPAAAAQPELPAPSSQADSTPQEPSQPGPSLPETRYEPAEGASATRTTARKTAAKKTAAKKTAKTAAKKTTARKTAAKKTAQSPESTGESSAPTAEAPETSTVEATAESTEAAAGESEAGPAKKTTTRKAPAKKTTTKRTRKAPAKKAAAPAVELTEPTEPAEAQETVAAGTTTQPDAEPTPDLSIEDAIASAMNATLAEREQAVPSDGAADGAQVEQTAAAEPVTTTPEPAAEAVAQVDAEAEAEGTGEEIAADSAGTAEETAAETAAETAGGTAGEAAEGTDTDSDDTDESEDHDEGGNRRRRRRRGGRRRRRGRGADGSDATGDESSEETGPDEAGSEETDAAEDSDRPSKVAAEAGDEEPDAEHDESADEAGSDDDTDGESGDGKRRRRRRRRRRKGEDTAGAPDDPSDVVVRVREPRKASDEVTGIDGSTRMEAKRQRRREGREAGRRRAPIISEAEFLARRESVNRKMIIRQRDDLAQIAVLEDGILVEHYVDRESANSLIGNVYLGRVQNVLPSMEAAFIDIGRGRNAVLYAGEVDWDSFGAEGHDRKVENVLKSGQTVLVQVTKDPVGAKGARLTNHVSIPGRYVVYAPSGHLSGISRKLPETERKRLKEILDAAVGETASVIVRTAAEGASEDELTRDVNRLKAQWEDIERKVKAGNAPQLLYAEPDLTLRIVRDLFTEDFSELIIQGNGSANDTYDALEAYMQHVAPHLADRMKRWDADKDGDLFGSYRLDEQIAKGLERKVFLPSGGSLIIDRTEAMTVIDVNTGKFTGSGGNLEATITSNNLEAAEEIVRQLRLRDIGGIIVIDFIDMVLPSNRELLLRRLVECLGRDRTRHQVAEVTSLGLVQMTRKRIGTGLLEAFSTECPHCHGRGVELHDMPVADAKMADGGAREDHGRSGRRRGGKGRKNTPAEVPAAS from the coding sequence ATGCTCGATTCAGAGCCCGACAACAACGTCAACCCAAGCAACGTCGTGAACAGCAGCAACGACGTCAACACTAGTAACGGGGACGCACTGCCCGCCGAGGCGCCCAAGCGGCCTCGTCGCCGCGCGGCCAGCCGACCGGCCGGCCCGCCATCACCCGCCGCAGCTGCCCAGCCGGAGTTACCGGCGCCATCCAGCCAGGCGGATTCCACGCCGCAGGAGCCCAGCCAGCCGGGGCCGAGCCTGCCGGAGACCCGGTACGAGCCCGCCGAGGGCGCCTCCGCGACTCGGACGACCGCCCGCAAGACGGCAGCCAAGAAGACCGCCGCCAAGAAGACGGCTAAGACGGCGGCCAAGAAGACCACCGCTCGCAAGACCGCGGCCAAGAAGACCGCCCAGTCTCCGGAGTCGACTGGCGAATCTTCCGCGCCCACCGCCGAGGCGCCGGAAACCAGCACTGTCGAGGCGACCGCCGAGTCGACCGAGGCCGCAGCCGGTGAGTCGGAGGCCGGCCCGGCCAAGAAGACCACGACACGCAAGGCGCCGGCCAAGAAGACCACGACCAAGCGGACCCGCAAGGCGCCGGCCAAGAAGGCCGCCGCCCCTGCAGTCGAACTGACCGAACCGACCGAGCCGGCAGAGGCCCAGGAGACGGTCGCGGCCGGAACGACCACGCAGCCCGACGCCGAACCGACACCCGACCTTTCGATCGAGGACGCCATCGCGTCGGCGATGAACGCGACCCTGGCCGAACGGGAACAGGCTGTCCCGTCCGACGGAGCAGCAGACGGTGCGCAGGTCGAGCAGACCGCAGCCGCCGAACCCGTGACGACAACCCCGGAACCCGCCGCCGAAGCCGTTGCCCAAGTTGATGCCGAAGCCGAAGCCGAGGGAACCGGCGAGGAGATCGCCGCCGACAGCGCTGGAACGGCTGAGGAAACAGCCGCCGAAACGGCCGCTGAAACGGCTGGCGGAACGGCTGGCGAAGCTGCTGAGGGAACCGACACGGACAGCGACGACACCGACGAGTCCGAGGACCACGACGAAGGCGGCAACAGGCGGCGTCGCCGTCGCCGTGGAGGTCGCCGTCGCCGTCGCGGTCGGGGCGCGGACGGCTCCGACGCGACCGGCGACGAGTCGTCGGAGGAAACCGGGCCGGACGAAGCCGGGTCCGAGGAGACCGACGCCGCCGAGGACTCCGACCGGCCTTCCAAGGTGGCTGCGGAAGCCGGCGACGAGGAGCCGGACGCAGAGCACGACGAGTCTGCAGACGAGGCGGGTTCGGATGACGACACCGACGGTGAGAGCGGAGACGGCAAGCGTCGCCGTCGCCGTCGCCGTCGGCGCCGCAAGGGTGAGGACACGGCCGGGGCGCCGGACGACCCGAGCGACGTGGTGGTCCGCGTTCGCGAGCCGCGCAAGGCGTCCGACGAGGTCACCGGCATCGACGGATCGACGCGGATGGAAGCCAAGCGCCAGCGCCGTCGGGAGGGTCGCGAGGCCGGCCGCCGCCGCGCGCCGATCATCAGCGAGGCCGAGTTCCTGGCCCGCCGTGAGTCGGTCAACCGGAAGATGATCATCCGGCAGCGTGACGATCTTGCCCAGATCGCCGTACTCGAGGACGGCATCCTGGTCGAGCACTATGTCGACCGGGAGAGCGCCAATTCCCTGATCGGCAACGTCTATCTCGGTCGGGTGCAGAATGTTCTGCCCTCGATGGAGGCGGCCTTCATCGACATCGGCCGGGGCCGGAACGCCGTGCTCTACGCCGGCGAGGTCGATTGGGACTCCTTCGGCGCCGAAGGCCACGATCGCAAGGTTGAGAACGTCCTCAAGTCCGGGCAGACCGTCCTGGTCCAGGTGACCAAGGATCCGGTGGGTGCCAAGGGCGCCCGACTGACCAATCACGTGTCCATCCCCGGAAGGTACGTGGTCTACGCACCCAGCGGCCATCTGTCCGGAATCTCCCGCAAACTCCCGGAGACCGAGCGCAAGCGGCTCAAGGAGATCCTCGACGCCGCCGTCGGTGAGACGGCCAGCGTGATCGTCCGCACCGCCGCCGAGGGCGCGTCGGAGGACGAGTTGACCCGCGACGTCAACCGGCTCAAGGCGCAGTGGGAGGACATCGAACGCAAGGTCAAGGCGGGTAACGCGCCGCAACTGCTCTACGCCGAACCCGACCTGACGCTGCGGATCGTCCGGGACCTGTTCACCGAGGACTTCTCCGAGCTGATCATCCAGGGCAACGGATCGGCGAACGACACCTACGACGCGCTCGAGGCGTACATGCAGCACGTCGCCCCGCACCTGGCCGACAGGATGAAGCGCTGGGACGCCGACAAGGACGGCGATCTCTTCGGCAGCTACCGGCTGGACGAGCAGATCGCCAAGGGCCTGGAGCGGAAGGTGTTCCTGCCGTCCGGCGGCTCGCTGATCATCGACCGGACCGAGGCGATGACGGTGATCGACGTGAACACCGGCAAGTTCACCGGTTCGGGCGGCAATCTCGAGGCGACCATCACCTCCAACAATCTCGAGGCTGCCGAGGAGATCGTCCGACAACTGCGGCTCCGCGACATCGGCGGCATCATCGTGATCGACTTCATCGACATGGTTCTGCCCAGCAACCGCGAACTGCTGCTGCGCCGACTGGTCGAATGCCTCGGCCGTGACCGGACCCGGCACCAGGTTGCCGAGGTGACCAGCCTCGGCCTGGTGCAGATGACCCGGAAGCGGATCGGCACCGGCCTGCTCGAGGCGTTCAGTACCGAGTGCCCGCACTGTCATGGACGCGGTGTCGAACTGCACGACATGCCGGTCGCCGACGCGAAGATGGCCGACGGCGGTGCCCGCGAGGACCATGGCCGATCCGGCCGGCGGCGCGGAGGCAAGGGGCGCAAGAACACTCCCGCCGAGGTTCCTGCCGCGAGCTGA
- a CDS encoding sodium:proton exchanger, with translation MLKAVRPALLCCLIAAPAIVLRLLGVELPAPVSLLIFGGAVVAASFMLAWAAEAAEFDISGGLAIAILAVIVVLPEYAVDLYFAYSAGSNPAHVAYAAANMTGSNRLLLGVGWALVVIVALAITSKRTGRTVRAVVLESGNRIELGFLAIASLVSFVIPITGQIHILLGLGLLAIFAFYLVRAATSDGGEEPDLIGPAARIGHLPAARRRATVIGLFAVAAAVILLCAEPFANALVASGRILGVDQFLLVQWLAPLASEAPELIVAVIFAVQGKAAGAIGMLISAKVNQWTMLVGSLPIAYLIGGGGSSLPMDGRQTEEFILTAAQTLLGIAVLLKLRFPRWLAWTLLGLFVCQFVIPGTTGRLILSAVFGVLAVGALIVNRREILPTLLAPFRRQQTVVAKDEQRELAAAGR, from the coding sequence GTGCTCAAAGCTGTCCGCCCCGCTCTGCTGTGCTGCCTGATCGCCGCACCGGCCATCGTCCTGCGACTCCTCGGGGTGGAACTTCCGGCACCTGTCAGCCTGCTGATCTTCGGCGGTGCCGTGGTCGCCGCCTCCTTCATGCTGGCCTGGGCGGCAGAAGCCGCCGAATTCGACATCTCCGGCGGGCTGGCGATCGCGATCCTGGCGGTCATCGTCGTACTACCGGAGTACGCCGTCGACCTCTACTTCGCCTATTCGGCGGGCAGCAACCCGGCCCATGTGGCCTACGCTGCAGCCAACATGACCGGCTCCAACCGTCTGCTGCTCGGCGTCGGTTGGGCGCTGGTGGTGATCGTCGCGCTGGCGATCACGTCCAAGCGCACCGGCCGGACGGTTCGGGCAGTCGTCCTGGAGTCCGGGAACCGGATCGAACTGGGCTTCCTGGCGATCGCTTCGCTGGTGTCCTTCGTCATTCCGATCACCGGTCAGATCCACATCCTTCTGGGTCTCGGCCTGCTGGCGATCTTCGCCTTCTACCTGGTTCGCGCCGCCACCTCCGACGGCGGTGAGGAACCCGATCTGATCGGCCCGGCCGCGCGGATCGGCCACCTTCCGGCGGCCCGGAGGCGGGCAACCGTCATCGGGCTGTTCGCCGTCGCAGCAGCGGTGATCCTGCTCTGCGCCGAACCCTTCGCCAATGCGCTGGTGGCCAGCGGCCGGATCCTCGGCGTCGACCAGTTCCTGCTGGTCCAATGGCTGGCTCCGCTGGCCTCCGAGGCGCCCGAGCTGATTGTCGCCGTGATCTTCGCGGTGCAGGGCAAGGCCGCCGGCGCCATCGGCATGCTGATCTCGGCCAAGGTCAACCAGTGGACCATGCTGGTCGGATCGCTGCCCATCGCGTACCTGATCGGTGGCGGTGGCAGCTCGCTGCCGATGGACGGCCGGCAGACCGAGGAGTTCATCCTCACCGCGGCCCAGACCCTGCTCGGGATCGCCGTTCTGCTGAAGCTGCGGTTCCCGCGGTGGCTGGCCTGGACCCTGCTCGGGCTGTTCGTCTGCCAGTTCGTGATCCCCGGTACGACCGGACGGTTGATCTTGTCGGCCGTATTCGGTGTGCTGGCGGTCGGCGCCCTGATCGTCAACCGCCGCGAGATCCTTCCGACCCTGCTGGCCCCCTTCCGGCGCCAGCAGACCGTCGTCGCCAAGGACGAGCAGCGCGAACTGGCCGCCGCCGGCCGCTGA